In Psychrilyobacter piezotolerans, the following proteins share a genomic window:
- a CDS encoding phosphatidylserine decarboxylase gives MKLDKIEYIDRKTNMILVENVPGENFLKFLYHNPFGKLPLELLVKRKCLSSFYGKLMDQKKSINKIEDFVKNNHIDMNESQKKVGDFTSFNDFFYRKLKPNARKIEDGLVSPADGKAVGFEKINDWDKFFVKGSEFCLEKYLNNKELLEKYKGGSMIIVRLAPADYHRYHFPADGKIGSRNKIDGYYYSVSPYAIKENFGVFCENKRELTTLETSEYGDVLISEIGATMVGGIEQTYTPDTHVKKGEEKGYFTFGGSSVLLLFEKGKVMIDDDILKNTKNGYETKVYMGEKIGE, from the coding sequence ATGAAATTAGATAAGATTGAATATATAGATAGAAAAACCAATATGATATTGGTAGAAAATGTTCCGGGAGAAAATTTTTTGAAATTTTTATACCATAATCCATTTGGAAAACTGCCCTTGGAGCTGCTGGTAAAGAGAAAATGCCTCTCCTCTTTTTACGGAAAATTAATGGACCAGAAAAAATCAATCAATAAGATAGAGGATTTTGTAAAAAACAACCATATAGATATGAATGAATCTCAAAAAAAAGTAGGAGATTTTACTTCATTTAATGATTTTTTCTATAGAAAACTAAAGCCCAATGCAAGAAAGATAGAGGACGGATTGGTGTCTCCTGCCGACGGAAAGGCGGTAGGGTTTGAAAAGATCAATGACTGGGATAAATTCTTCGTAAAAGGAAGTGAATTTTGTTTAGAAAAATATCTGAATAATAAAGAGCTGCTGGAAAAATACAAAGGCGGTAGTATGATCATTGTCAGGCTAGCTCCTGCGGATTATCACAGATACCACTTTCCGGCTGACGGTAAAATCGGCAGTAGAAATAAGATAGACGGATACTATTATTCTGTATCACCCTATGCAATAAAAGAAAATTTTGGAGTATTCTGTGAAAATAAGAGGGAATTAACTACACTGGAAACCAGTGAATACGGGGATGTTTTGATCTCAGAGATAGGAGCTACCATGGTAGGAGGGATCGAGCAGACTTATACTCCTGATACCCATGTTAAAAAGGGAGAGGAAAAGGGGTATTTCACCTTTGGAGGTTCCTCGGTACTCTTACTGTTTGAAAAGGGTAAGGTTATGATAGATGACGATATTTTAAAAAATACAAAAAATGGCTATGAAACCAAGGTATATATGGGTGAAAAAATAGGAGAATAG
- a CDS encoding NusG domain II-containing protein, with product MYFKRGDLIIYGLIIGIFLTLGINVYNIKETKAERAEIYVNNKLKYTYKLQKAEKDFYVDTDIGGVGIKLKDNKIRVTSSYSPRKLCVKQGWIERSGQTIIGVPDKLLIKIVGKEEAEVDFILR from the coding sequence ATGTATTTTAAAAGGGGAGACCTAATAATCTATGGGCTAATCATAGGGATTTTTTTGACTTTAGGCATTAATGTCTACAATATTAAGGAAACTAAGGCAGAGAGAGCTGAAATATATGTAAATAATAAATTAAAATATACATACAAACTCCAAAAAGCAGAGAAAGACTTTTATGTCGATACGGATATTGGAGGAGTAGGAATAAAATTAAAAGACAATAAGATAAGGGTAACCTCCTCATATTCTCCCAGAAAACTATGTGTCAAGCAGGGGTGGATAGAGAGGTCGGGACAGACCATCATAGGAGTTCCGGATAAACTCCTGATAAAGATAGTGGGAAAAGAAGAAGCAGAGGTAGATTTTATCCTGCGGTAG